Proteins from a genomic interval of Asticcacaulis sp. AND118:
- a CDS encoding DUF2126 domain-containing protein, translating into MTILTALHHVTDYRYERPIGMGPQVIRLRPAPHTRAHVQSYRLKVEPENHFINWQQDPFGNWLARIVFPEKVAQFRVEVDLVLEIKVFNPFDFFLEDTATHYPFTYAPALAEELAPYREIKERDDILMDFVRSMPDLDPATGEKWGTVDFLVAFNQKVNTHLNYTLRMEPGVQTSAETLNLLQGSCRDMAWLACQALRHKGFATRFVSGYSIQLKQDVESLDGPSGVSEDVTDLHAWYEVYLPGAGWIGLDPTSGMFTGEGHIPLCCAPNPTSAAPITGAHEPAQSEFGYEMSVTRIYESRRVTQPYTDAEWQRIDALGHKVDKALDKQEVRLTMGGEPTFVSLDDRTGNEWHFTALSDAKKKLGFDLFKRLSGKFAVGAVAQHAQGKWYPGEILPRWAMNAFWRLDKKPLWLDADLLIDPEAPAHEPQQTARTFLRTLATALGLHADLVIDAYEDIPYHLWKEQRLPLEGEMLKADVYEATERKRLQALLDKDLGQPTGFVLPLQYSAQFDGWMSNPWKFRTEKMMLIPGNSPVGLRLPLGALPFVDVKAVEAHQFPPRSPFAPTEPLPEADILVSRFAKAIGAGKADPRRWEGPNGLVRSALCAEVRHGKLFLFLPPMVYAEHYFELTAAIEAVATQLKVPVVIEGYAPPRDHRVESLSVTPDPGVIEVNIQPARNWDELKNIITTVYDEARLSRLVADKFLIDGKRVATGGGNHIVMGAQRPEDSPFLRRPDVLGSLISFWQNHPSLSYLFSGMYIGATSQAPRIDEARHESLYELEIALSNLPKGEAEQAPWLVDRLLRNLLVDLTGNTHRAEFCIDKLYSPDSDRGRLGLLEMRGFEMSPHPQMNLIQALLIRALIAVFWKKPYGGRLVRWGTQLHDRFMLGQHVREDLYEVLDFLKANGYDFSRDWFIPFFDFRFPSLGSVQIGSLTLELRAGLEPWPVMGEEPSAGGTSRGVDSSVERIEVVLSGAVGDQHVVTCNGRRLPLHPTREAHIQVAGVRYKAWAPWSSLHPNLPVNTPLQFDVIDTRLERSVGGCRYHVMHPGGRNYEQLPLNENEAEGRRLSRFEAPTHTPGRVRVPTLFVNPDYPMTLDLRRRD; encoded by the coding sequence ATGACCATACTGACGGCGCTGCATCACGTCACCGACTACCGTTACGAGCGGCCGATCGGCATGGGGCCGCAGGTCATCCGGCTTCGTCCCGCCCCGCATACCCGCGCCCATGTGCAGTCTTACCGGCTCAAGGTCGAGCCGGAAAACCACTTCATCAACTGGCAGCAGGACCCTTTCGGCAACTGGCTGGCGCGTATCGTCTTTCCGGAAAAGGTGGCGCAGTTCCGCGTCGAGGTCGATCTGGTCCTTGAAATTAAGGTCTTCAATCCGTTCGACTTCTTCCTTGAAGATACGGCGACCCACTATCCCTTTACCTACGCCCCTGCCTTGGCGGAGGAACTGGCGCCCTATCGGGAGATCAAGGAACGCGACGATATACTGATGGACTTCGTGCGGTCCATGCCCGACCTCGATCCGGCGACGGGCGAAAAGTGGGGTACGGTCGATTTCCTTGTCGCCTTCAATCAGAAGGTCAATACGCACCTGAACTACACGCTGCGCATGGAGCCCGGCGTGCAGACCTCGGCCGAGACGCTGAACCTGCTGCAGGGCTCGTGCCGCGACATGGCGTGGCTGGCCTGTCAGGCCCTGCGTCACAAGGGCTTCGCCACGCGCTTCGTCTCCGGCTATTCGATCCAGCTCAAGCAGGATGTCGAATCGCTCGATGGCCCTTCGGGTGTCAGCGAAGACGTCACCGACCTGCACGCCTGGTACGAGGTCTATCTGCCGGGGGCGGGCTGGATCGGGCTCGACCCGACGTCCGGCATGTTCACCGGCGAAGGCCATATCCCGCTGTGCTGCGCTCCTAACCCGACCTCGGCGGCTCCCATCACCGGCGCGCACGAACCGGCGCAGTCCGAGTTCGGCTATGAGATGTCGGTGACGCGCATCTACGAATCGCGCCGCGTCACCCAGCCTTATACCGACGCCGAATGGCAGCGCATCGACGCCCTGGGGCACAAGGTGGACAAGGCGCTGGACAAGCAGGAGGTGCGCCTGACCATGGGCGGCGAGCCGACCTTTGTCAGTCTTGATGACCGCACGGGGAACGAGTGGCACTTTACCGCCCTGTCCGACGCCAAGAAAAAGCTCGGTTTCGACCTGTTCAAACGCCTGTCGGGGAAGTTTGCGGTGGGTGCGGTGGCCCAGCACGCGCAGGGCAAATGGTATCCGGGCGAAATCCTGCCGCGCTGGGCGATGAACGCCTTCTGGCGGCTGGACAAGAAACCCCTGTGGCTCGATGCCGACCTGCTCATAGACCCTGAGGCCCCCGCGCACGAACCGCAGCAGACGGCGCGCACCTTCCTGCGCACGCTGGCCACGGCGTTGGGCCTGCACGCAGACCTCGTCATCGATGCCTATGAAGACATCCCCTACCATCTGTGGAAGGAGCAGCGCCTGCCGCTCGAAGGGGAGATGCTCAAGGCCGATGTCTATGAGGCGACCGAGCGCAAGCGGCTTCAGGCCTTGCTGGACAAGGATCTGGGGCAGCCGACGGGCTTCGTCCTGCCGTTGCAGTATTCGGCGCAGTTCGATGGCTGGATGTCGAATCCGTGGAAATTCCGTACCGAGAAGATGATGTTGATACCCGGCAACTCGCCGGTAGGGTTGCGTCTGCCGCTGGGGGCCTTGCCCTTTGTCGATGTCAAGGCCGTCGAGGCGCATCAGTTTCCGCCGCGTTCGCCCTTCGCGCCGACCGAGCCCCTGCCGGAAGCAGACATCCTCGTGTCGCGTTTCGCCAAAGCTATCGGCGCGGGCAAGGCCGATCCGAGGCGCTGGGAAGGTCCCAACGGTCTGGTGCGTTCGGCCCTGTGTGCCGAGGTGCGCCACGGCAAGCTGTTCCTCTTCCTGCCGCCGATGGTCTATGCCGAGCACTATTTCGAGCTGACCGCGGCCATCGAGGCCGTGGCGACGCAGCTCAAGGTGCCGGTGGTGATCGAAGGCTACGCCCCGCCGCGCGACCACCGCGTCGAATCCCTCAGCGTCACGCCCGACCCCGGCGTCATCGAGGTCAATATCCAGCCGGCGCGCAACTGGGACGAACTGAAAAACATCATCACCACAGTCTACGATGAGGCGCGCCTGTCGCGTCTGGTGGCAGACAAGTTCCTCATCGACGGTAAGCGCGTCGCCACGGGCGGCGGCAACCATATCGTCATGGGGGCGCAGAGACCGGAGGACTCGCCGTTCTTGCGCCGTCCGGATGTGCTGGGCTCACTGATCAGCTTCTGGCAGAACCACCCCAGCCTGTCCTATCTGTTTTCGGGCATGTATATCGGCGCGACCTCGCAGGCCCCGCGCATCGACGAAGCGCGCCATGAATCCCTCTACGAACTGGAAATCGCCCTGTCCAACCTGCCGAAGGGCGAGGCGGAGCAGGCCCCGTGGCTGGTCGACCGCCTGCTGCGCAACCTGCTCGTCGATCTGACCGGCAACACGCACCGCGCCGAATTCTGCATCGACAAGCTCTATTCGCCGGACTCGGATCGCGGGCGGCTGGGGCTATTGGAAATGCGCGGCTTCGAAATGTCGCCGCACCCGCAGATGAACCTCATTCAGGCCCTGCTGATCCGCGCCCTGATCGCGGTCTTCTGGAAAAAGCCCTATGGCGGCCGGCTGGTGCGATGGGGAACGCAGTTGCATGATCGCTTCATGCTGGGGCAGCATGTGCGCGAAGACCTGTACGAGGTGCTCGATTTCCTGAAAGCCAATGGCTACGACTTCAGCCGCGACTGGTTCATTCCCTTTTTCGATTTCCGCTTCCCGTCTCTGGGCAGCGTGCAGATCGGCAGCCTGACGCTGGAACTGCGCGCCGGGCTGGAGCCCTGGCCGGTGATGGGCGAGGAACCGTCGGCGGGCGGCACCTCACGCGGCGTCGATTCCTCGGTCGAGCGCATCGAGGTGGTGTTGTCCGGCGCGGTCGGCGATCAGCACGTCGTCACCTGCAACGGCCGCCGCCTGCCGCTGCACCCGACGCGGGAAGCCCATATTCAGGTCGCCGGCGTGCGTTACAAGGCCTGGGCCCCGTGGTCGTCGCTGCATCCCAACCTGCCGGTCAATACGCCCTTGCAGTTCGACGTCATAGATACGCGGCTGGAGCGGTCGGTGGGCGGGTGCCGCTACCACGTCATGCACCCCGGCGGGCGCAATTACGAGCAGTTGCCGCTCAATGAAAACGAAGCCGAGGGCCGTCGCCTGTCGCGCTTTGAGGCCCCGACCCATACGCCGGGCCGGGTGCGCGTACCGACCTTGTTCGTCAATCCGGACTATCCGATGACGCTGGATTTGCGGCGCAGGGACTAG
- a CDS encoding class II glutamine amidotransferase, with protein MFSDISSDIFAFSFDGLSSPLIDLKFRTGPQKGDHTLGWGLAWYPADNKAAMVAKDPAARDTVSLKGAMSDWEGFRSTVFFCKVRGAATGYTHLETQPFTRSFAGQDWVFMHNGNLDKEAIKKLHHNKSIFLEPLGRTDSELALVFLLGKIEDYGARTLAVIDHNVLLSWFLQLDDLGSADMAISDGVTVAVFYGTQSQASLYYGRLKPPHAAEGFQSDAASFALNNPRDTFRTAVVFASSPFASGDWTPMQGGQLIIARRGAVIWTNKKEPLPRLPQPPAQPERPAAQSSPILQGGPLEKITERNALFASVQAQSQQASIVAKLASMSHVQSNVINAKSMTHAPDGSPLTYRLYDLVHSTEYTYEKAVEHSTHLFRLLPVEDQLQEVIHSTLTISAEGEDVRFEDVFGNQNIHYSIIKPYKQLTVSCRSLVKIFGQAPDDYGPAQRQARFPISWMPWQLQVMEPYLLLLEMPETQIAELLVYARAFSERNAGHVMDTLNDINQTIYRDYGYVPGSTSFSTTPFDVYATRKGVCQDFANLFITLARLLGIPARYRMGYIFTGANYENKIQSDASHAWAEVYIPYIGWRGFDPTNGCLVTQDHVRVACGRNYLDATPTSGTIYRGGGKEDLRVQVTMNEVFL; from the coding sequence TTGTTCAGCGATATTTCGAGCGACATCTTTGCGTTTAGTTTCGATGGCTTAAGCTCGCCGCTCATCGACCTGAAATTCCGCACGGGTCCGCAGAAGGGCGACCATACGCTCGGCTGGGGTCTGGCATGGTATCCCGCGGATAATAAGGCGGCAATGGTGGCCAAAGACCCGGCGGCCAGGGATACGGTCTCGCTCAAGGGCGCGATGAGCGACTGGGAAGGTTTCCGCTCGACCGTCTTCTTCTGCAAGGTGCGCGGCGCGGCCACGGGCTACACCCACCTCGAAACCCAACCCTTCACCCGGTCCTTCGCCGGTCAGGACTGGGTGTTCATGCACAATGGCAATCTGGACAAGGAAGCCATCAAGAAACTGCACCACAACAAGTCGATCTTTCTGGAGCCGTTAGGGCGCACCGATTCCGAACTGGCGCTGGTTTTTTTGCTGGGCAAGATCGAGGACTACGGCGCACGGACCCTGGCCGTCATCGACCACAATGTGCTCTTGAGTTGGTTCCTGCAACTTGACGACCTCGGTTCGGCCGACATGGCCATTTCCGACGGCGTGACGGTTGCGGTCTTCTACGGCACGCAGTCGCAGGCCAGTCTCTATTACGGGCGGCTCAAGCCGCCGCACGCCGCCGAGGGTTTTCAGTCGGACGCCGCCTCCTTCGCGCTGAACAATCCGCGCGACACCTTCCGCACGGCGGTCGTCTTCGCCTCCTCGCCGTTCGCCTCGGGCGACTGGACGCCGATGCAGGGCGGTCAACTGATCATCGCCCGGCGCGGCGCGGTCATCTGGACCAACAAGAAAGAGCCGCTGCCTAGGTTGCCGCAGCCGCCCGCCCAGCCGGAACGCCCGGCGGCGCAGTCTTCGCCCATCCTTCAGGGCGGTCCGCTGGAGAAGATCACCGAGCGCAACGCCCTGTTCGCCAGCGTGCAGGCCCAGTCCCAGCAAGCCTCGATCGTCGCCAAGCTGGCCAGCATGAGCCACGTGCAGTCGAACGTCATCAACGCCAAGTCGATGACGCACGCACCGGACGGCTCGCCCCTCACCTACCGCCTGTACGACCTCGTCCATTCGACCGAATACACTTACGAGAAGGCCGTCGAACATTCGACCCACCTCTTCCGCCTGCTGCCGGTCGAGGACCAGCTTCAGGAGGTCATCCATTCGACCCTGACCATATCGGCCGAGGGCGAGGACGTGCGTTTCGAGGATGTCTTCGGCAACCAGAACATCCACTATTCGATCATCAAGCCGTACAAGCAGTTAACCGTTTCGTGCCGCTCTCTGGTCAAGATCTTCGGTCAGGCCCCGGACGATTACGGCCCGGCCCAGCGTCAGGCGCGCTTCCCCATTTCGTGGATGCCGTGGCAGCTTCAGGTCATGGAGCCCTACCTGCTGCTGCTGGAAATGCCGGAAACCCAGATCGCCGAACTTCTGGTCTATGCCCGCGCCTTCTCGGAGCGCAATGCCGGTCACGTGATGGACACGCTGAACGACATCAACCAGACCATCTATCGCGACTATGGCTACGTGCCGGGTTCGACCTCCTTCTCGACCACGCCGTTCGACGTCTACGCCACCCGCAAGGGCGTCTGTCAGGACTTCGCCAACCTGTTCATCACGCTGGCGCGCCTGCTGGGCATCCCGGCGCGCTACCGTATGGGTTATATCTTCACCGGGGCGAACTACGAGAACAAGATCCAGTCCGACGCCTCACACGCCTGGGCCGAGGTCTATATCCCCTATATCGGCTGGCGCGGCTTCGATCCCACCAATGGCTGCCTGGTGACGCAGGACCATGTGCGGGTCGCCTGCGGACGCAACTATCTCGACGCCACGCCGACGTCGGGCACCATCTATCGCGGCGGCGGCAAGGAGGACCTGCGCGTGCAGGTCACCATGAACGAGGTGTTTTTATGA
- a CDS encoding tetratricopeptide repeat protein: MSRKSSGRFRIWYLLVPLGLIVAVAAAVFLMGKSGPTGENEWITFVKANTGDAEAQYLSGLPYDKRRGGVNDEARAVGWYEKAAAQGHVEAQIALADLYNDDKTEARRDKAFTLYSGLKAPTPAIKRKLAEFHLTGRGSVKKDVTTGEGLLREAAEAGDAPAQKAWGQRLNAMGDREGAKPWLNKCADRGDNQCLTDMAYLLYNTGERPAAIAYFNRAADRGHADAQIRLSMLHFNGMNVAKDQVLAYKWALLAQKGPKGSAAVSEARSAVPFIESHLTPAQIAEGKKQAEAFKPAS, translated from the coding sequence ATGTCACGCAAATCTTCGGGTAGATTCCGTATCTGGTATCTGCTGGTGCCGCTGGGCCTGATCGTCGCGGTTGCGGCCGCCGTATTTCTGATGGGCAAAAGCGGGCCGACCGGCGAAAACGAGTGGATCACCTTCGTCAAGGCCAATACAGGTGATGCCGAGGCACAGTATCTCAGCGGCCTGCCTTACGACAAACGTCGGGGTGGGGTGAACGATGAAGCGCGCGCGGTCGGCTGGTACGAGAAGGCCGCTGCGCAGGGACATGTCGAGGCGCAGATCGCACTGGCCGACCTCTACAATGACGACAAGACCGAAGCCCGCCGCGACAAGGCCTTTACGCTTTATAGCGGGTTGAAGGCCCCGACCCCGGCCATCAAGCGCAAGCTGGCCGAATTCCATCTCACCGGCCGTGGCAGCGTCAAAAAGGACGTTACCACGGGCGAGGGTCTGCTGCGTGAAGCGGCCGAAGCCGGAGACGCGCCGGCGCAAAAAGCGTGGGGGCAGAGGCTCAATGCCATGGGGGATCGCGAAGGCGCAAAGCCATGGCTGAACAAATGTGCCGATCGCGGAGACAATCAGTGCCTCACCGACATGGCGTACCTGCTCTACAATACCGGTGAGCGGCCCGCGGCCATCGCCTATTTCAACCGCGCGGCGGACCGAGGCCATGCCGATGCGCAGATCCGGCTCAGCATGTTGCATTTCAACGGCATGAACGTCGCGAAGGATCAAGTGCTGGCCTATAAATGGGCGCTTCTGGCACAGAAAGGCCCCAAGGGCAGCGCGGCCGTATCCGAAGCACGCTCGGCCGTGCCCTTCATCGAAAGCCACCTGACGCCTGCGCAGATCGCCGAGGGCAAGAAACAGGCGGAAGCGTTCAAACCGGCGTCGTAA
- a CDS encoding SIMPL domain-containing protein has translation MRALMIGLCAVPLLVAGAEAAPRRAAAPKPAAAALPAPVHQPGETPGWFDVAPWWMDRPVLPQTGFAETEVEANRAIFAARFKGTGKTASEAQQQAVSQTAELIAALRKRPVDAVRIATDFTVQAFYEQYRDKDGEKIDNVRGDKIRGYDATLTLRIEARDMATLEPVYALVLAAAPTQVDRVVFSLRPDNALRDRLRIEAVRDAGVRAQGAAEATGSRLGGIRLIDSSSRACRADILGRDKDNKGDDDQVTHTSLERKRAMADSAEVRVTGSRAAVLEARAAENAFIQTPPLYRIRVQTCVVYDLK, from the coding sequence ATGCGCGCGCTCATGATCGGGCTGTGCGCCGTGCCGCTTTTGGTGGCAGGTGCCGAAGCCGCCCCTCGTCGCGCGGCAGCACCCAAACCGGCCGCAGCGGCTTTGCCCGCGCCTGTGCATCAACCGGGAGAAACGCCGGGATGGTTCGACGTTGCGCCATGGTGGATGGACCGTCCGGTTCTGCCGCAGACGGGGTTTGCCGAAACCGAGGTCGAGGCCAACCGCGCCATCTTCGCGGCTCGTTTCAAGGGCACGGGCAAGACGGCCAGCGAGGCGCAGCAGCAGGCTGTGTCGCAGACTGCCGAACTGATCGCCGCGCTCCGTAAAAGGCCGGTGGACGCGGTGCGCATCGCCACGGACTTCACCGTGCAGGCCTTCTACGAGCAGTACCGCGACAAGGACGGTGAGAAGATCGACAATGTGCGTGGGGACAAGATCAGGGGGTATGACGCCACCTTGACCCTGCGGATCGAGGCGCGCGACATGGCGACCCTTGAGCCCGTCTATGCGCTGGTGCTGGCGGCTGCGCCGACGCAAGTCGATCGGGTCGTTTTCTCCCTGCGGCCCGATAACGCCCTGCGTGATCGACTGCGAATCGAAGCTGTGCGCGATGCCGGGGTGCGGGCGCAAGGCGCTGCGGAGGCCACAGGCAGCAGGCTGGGCGGCATCCGCCTGATAGATTCATCGAGCCGGGCGTGCCGGGCGGATATTTTGGGGCGCGATAAAGACAATAAGGGGGATGACGATCAGGTTACGCACACGTCTCTGGAAAGAAAGCGCGCAATGGCTGATTCTGCCGAGGTCAGGGTGACCGGCAGCCGTGCTGCCGTACTCGAAGCCCGTGCGGCTGAAAACGCCTTTATCCAGACGCCACCTCTTTATCGCATTCGTGTCCAGACCTGCGTGGTCTATGATCTGAAATAA
- a CDS encoding SIMPL domain-containing protein — translation MRKIVIGLALAGLGLSMPALAQTSTPAASGYDKAPWWMKEAVITQTGYVRTEIEANRASFSASFLAVGKTADEAQQKAVAQTRALTDALKKLGKDAVRVNTSFSMRVLYEQYRDKEGNRIENQRGDKIEAYQVNMGLDVKVYDVRTLERAYALVLAASPTASQPVYFSLEPDNATKTWLYTEAVKDAARRARQAAEAAGAKLGSVKVIDPTGRACQTDILARGEPSGGQDNAPTTVAYDRVEYASPPPPAMAAPAPGGSAVEQLEAKAAQNAFIQAPPLNELTAQACVVYGLN, via the coding sequence ATGCGTAAGATCGTGATTGGATTGGCTTTGGCGGGGCTTGGTTTATCCATGCCGGCTCTGGCGCAGACTTCGACGCCCGCAGCTTCCGGCTACGACAAGGCCCCGTGGTGGATGAAGGAAGCCGTCATCACCCAGACGGGCTATGTCCGCACCGAGATCGAGGCCAACCGCGCCAGCTTCTCCGCCTCCTTCCTTGCCGTGGGTAAGACCGCGGACGAGGCGCAGCAAAAGGCCGTGGCCCAGACGCGTGCGCTGACCGATGCGCTGAAAAAGCTGGGTAAGGACGCCGTGCGCGTCAACACCTCCTTCTCCATGCGCGTCCTTTATGAGCAGTACCGCGACAAGGAGGGCAATCGCATCGAGAACCAGCGCGGCGACAAGATCGAAGCCTATCAGGTCAATATGGGCCTTGACGTTAAGGTCTACGACGTGAGGACGCTGGAGCGCGCCTATGCGCTGGTGCTGGCGGCGTCGCCGACCGCGTCGCAGCCGGTCTATTTCTCGCTGGAGCCCGATAACGCGACCAAGACCTGGCTGTACACAGAGGCTGTGAAGGATGCCGCGCGCCGCGCGCGTCAGGCCGCCGAAGCCGCCGGTGCCAAGCTGGGATCGGTCAAGGTCATCGACCCGACGGGCCGCGCCTGTCAGACGGATATTCTGGCGCGCGGCGAACCGAGCGGCGGGCAAGACAATGCGCCGACGACCGTGGCCTATGATCGCGTCGAATATGCATCGCCGCCTCCGCCCGCCATGGCCGCCCCTGCGCCGGGCGGTTCGGCGGTCGAACAACTGGAGGCCAAGGCCGCACAGAACGCCTTCATTCAAGCCCCGCCATTGAACGAACTGACGGCGCAGGCCTGCGTTGTTTATGGCCTGAACTGA